TGTCACTGCTTTGTAAGTGTGTCGTCATGTTGGGATGTTTCCAACTCTCAATTAGAAAACATATATAGTTTGAGATGGAAATAACTTTGAAGTGCTAAAAATTTCACTAACGTGTAATCCCcccgttccaatttatgtggcactgttGTACGGACAAGGAGTTTAAGAAAGGATGGAAGACTTTTGAAAGTTGTGATCGGAAACAATCCTTGGATGTTTgtatggctataaatcatctcattaggggtaaaatgagaattttaaagttaaaattgttTTTAGACAGAAATATGACATTCTTTGGGggataaaataaaaaagatagtATGCCACATATATTGAGACAAAGTATTATTTATGCAGTATCTATCTAAGTTTTACTTCCAAAAGACAAAATAAACCTGAAAGTTTCTTAAAATTGACTGCAGATAAGCACACTATTTGATTTGGTACGAAGGAAGCTAGTTTCCGTGCTGTTAGTACAACCCAAAATAACAATAGCTGTTATTGGGAGCTATACCTATTCACGATTGCCATATTAAATTTTGGTGACTGAGTCGTTAATCGTTTTTCATCGCTAGAGATGAATTAAGAGGTTTCATTTAGGTTAAGAAGATGATGAAGAATCTTAATGTTTTCATTCCTATTTATCAGTTGATTGTGATGCTTATTCTCCTATTTCTATCATACAGGCTATCCGAAAGCATAAATTTGTTGATATAATGGATAATCCTGGAAGTGCTGATCTTAGTGCTTATGTTGACTTTGCTGCAATCAGGCACTCTGCCGAGGAAGCTTCAGGTACGTTGCATTAGAATCTGCTTAGCTCCAATCTCTTCAAGTTCTCTTCTATATTCCCAAGGTTAACTTTTACTAGTAGATGCTTAATGTTAATTTAATTGTTCAAATGATCAACTTCGTAGATGACGTGGCTGTGCATGGCCCAATGACTCAGTCTCAGTTTCTTGGGTCACTTGGAATAAATTTCCGGGTTGAGGCATTGATGGAGAATTGCACAGATGAACAAGCtgattctttaagaacaggttaCTGGCGCTTGGTGGGTGAAGGCGAGGCCCCATTCTGGGAGGGTCCTGAGGAGAAGGCTCCTATTGGGATGGGCACCAGATATTTGGCAATGGCAATTGTGAACAAGAAGCAAGGAGTACCTGTTCCATTTCCATGAAAAATCTGTGAATGGCCTTTCTGGTTGAACTGGTAAAATGGCCAAATCCCCTTAGTTCTTGGGGATAGCAACTTTTTCATCTGTCCTGAATGCTTGTGTAGCTGGGTGAAGGCTAAGACCAAACAGGATGCTGAAGTTTAATCCCTGCTTCCGTGCAATGAGTCTTTTCCTTTAGTTCTGAAGGAGAGAATGCCTTGTCTTTTCATATAATGTCTTTATTTCTTCAGTTCTTTGGGGCAGCAGAAGAATGCAGATTCTACATCAAGTTGTTAAGCTATATTGGTGCTGAAGTTCAGTCGAAGCTTGAATACTGAAAGATTTTTGTAGGACCGGTTTAGTTATTTAAAGCTTATGCAAGAAGCTGAGACTTGAGCAAACTGTATGCAAAGGAATAAGTTCATAAGGATAATAGTTGCATGTTTAGCTGTATAAATGATGGCTCTTCTTGGTTTTACTAGTATCTAGGTTTTCACCGGCAAAGTTTCCTGAAGTAATTATATGAAACTATTCCTTCATTGAATATTTTGCTGTATTTTATTTTAACGATTCGTTGAAGAGAAGCGGTTGATACTGTAGGCTCTAGCATGTGCATTTTGGGAGGGAGGAAATACTACTACATCACTATTACCCATTGAAAATGGCCTGacatatattaaagaaattgtttTTTCTAAAGTTTCTTGTTTTATTTTACTTCTACTTAAGTAATAAAATCGAATAAAGACAAAATGTGAAATCTCCTTGATACTTTTAGTACTTcagtctttaaaaaaaaaaaaggaaaagggtcAAACATGTCCATCTACTTTGCTAAAAGAGCTAAAAATATCTTTCGAactaattttgggtcaaaaataccctcccgtcattaaagttttcaaatatatccctgtGTTAATGGAAATCCGTAATAtaatccgatttcatttttaaatctGTTCCATTTAAAATCgatccaactaaataaaaaagaaatatggGTTACCCGCTCCTGTGTCTACTGTCTAGTGGCTTCAGATGTAGGACTCGGGAACATGTTAGTCACCTATGGGTTTTTTATGTAGTTGAGTCGGTTTTAAATAGAGCGGGTTtgaaaatgaaatcgggttatgttgCGGATTTTTGCtaagataggggtatatttgaaaactttaatgacgggaggagtatttttttgacccaaatttaGTTTGGAGAATATTTTTAGCCCCTTTCCTCAAGTAGAGGAACATTTTTGACTCTTTTCCCTATAAAAAAAGATGTCGTAATTATTTGAAAAATTAAACAATTATTTCTTCCATTActgtttttttttctcaaaaaaaaaaaaatttaaaatatatcCATATTTCTTTCCAAAGTAAATTATACTGgagaaataaataaattaatgttTGAATACATAGTTGAATTGATTAATGCACTCAAGTATAGCACTTTTGACAATAGAAAAAACAAGGACACCTAATTGTTTATTAAAAAGACCAATAGGTCAATGACAACTAAGCTAAAACAAAAAAATCCCATCTGCGTATATATTACTAGGCTCAATAGTTTCTTCCCTATTTTGACTATACTTTGCGTAAGAAGAGAGCGAAAGAGAGAAGAATGGGATCGTATCTTTCGAGTTTTCTAGGCGGTGGTGAGGCGCAGGCGGCAACGGAAGAGTCAGGATCGCCGTCACGTGTGATTGCTTTTCATTCCTCCAATCGCTGGCAACTTCACTTCAACTCCTCCAAGCAATTAAATAAACTCGTATTAACTCTCTTATCTATTCGCTTTTGCAAAACTTTAGGGTTAACATTTTGAGAGATCTGACTTTTCTTGTTCTAATTGCCAGATAGTTGTGGATTTTGCGGCTGCATGGTGTGGACCTTGCAAGTTCATGGAACCGGCTATTAACGCCATGTCTTCTAAGTATCCCGACGTTGACTTCGTCAAAATTGACGTCGATGAGCTCAAGGTACGTACGCCAAAATTTCAATTTGGAAACTTGTCATAAACTTTTTTATTTATATAGTTCTACTAAGCCAGAACATTATAATTACCGAAAAAATAGCAGGATTAGTGATAATTCACACCAATTGAGTTAAAAGTTTGATTTAATTATGAAAACACACTTATTCGCGAGTTTCATATCTCAACTATCAGTTGTACTCTTTTCCCTGAACTATCACTATATTAGTAACATACCTCTAACTATCGGTTGTTCCttttttctacctgaactatcaccatcgtTAGTTGAGGTGTGTTACTAATACATAGATGATGGTTCAGGCAGGTACAGGTGATAGTTGAgggtgtgaaactcgcgaaaaaagttgatagttgaggtgtgtttttgaccattaccCAACTATATGCTTGAAGAAGTGGTTGATTTTGTTTCTTTGGTTCTGTAACAGGATGTAGCACAAGAGTTCGGAGTTGAAGCTATGCCGACATTTTTGCTACTGAAGCAAGGCAAGGAAGTAGAGAGAGTGGTTGGGGCTAAGAAAGATGAGCTCGAGCAAAAGATTCTCAAGCACAGGGAAGCCCCTAAATATGCTGCCTAGTTTTTATCTTACATCCTCTTGATAATATCGGAGCTCTGAATTTTATATCCAATAAGTTGCAAAAAAGCATACATTATTACCATACTCTGATGTGATTTGACTATGGTGGACCTTGTCAAGTCTTTTTCATTTCTCTGTACTTAAGTTTCTAATTGCGAACTCATGATCTGTTATTCTGCTTTAAAATGCAAGAACATTGGAGTTCAGAGTGGTCTTAATTGCTCATTCAGTTAGGATGTTAGCATTTGGGAAAATCGGGTAGAAAATTGAAATGATCAATATCGATTATACTGA
Above is a genomic segment from Lycium barbarum isolate Lr01 chromosome 12, ASM1917538v2, whole genome shotgun sequence containing:
- the LOC132622652 gene encoding thioredoxin H2; the encoded protein is MGSYLSSFLGGGEAQAATEESGSPSRVIAFHSSNRWQLHFNSSKQLNKLIVVDFAAAWCGPCKFMEPAINAMSSKYPDVDFVKIDVDELKDVAQEFGVEAMPTFLLLKQGKEVERVVGAKKDELEQKILKHREAPKYAA